In Luteimonas galliterrae, the sequence GAGCACGCCCGCGCCAACGGCGTCGATGCGCGCGAACGGGTCGAAGTGCTGCGGATGGATTTCGGCGGCGACGGCCGCCCGGCGCTGGCCCATGCGCGCAACGCCGATGGCGAAGAATTCGCCATCCGGCCGCGCTACGTCGTCGACGCCAGCGGCCGCGACACCTTCTTCGGCAACAAGTTCAAGCTCAAGCAGAAGAGCGGCAAACACCAGTCCGCGGCGATCTTCAGCCATTTCACCGGCGTCGAGCGCCGTCCCGGCGAGGATGCCGGCAACATCACCGTGCAGCGCTTCGCGCACGGCTGGATGTGGCTGATCCCGCTGCAGAACGACGTGATGAGCGTGGGCGCGGTGTGCTTCCCCGAATACCTCAAGCAGCGCCGCGGCGAGACCGAGAGCTTCCTGATGAAGACGCTGGAGTCCGAGCCGCAGGTGTGGGCGCGGATGCGCGGCGCGCAGCGCGTGGCGCCGGTGCACGTGACCGGCAACTATTCCTACACCTGCTCGCGCATGACCGGGCCGGGCTGGGTGATGGTGGGCGACGCCTACGCCTTCGTCGATCCGGTGTTCTCCTCGGGCGTCTATCTGGGCATGAACAGCGCCGAACAGGCCGCGGAAGTGGTCGACGGCGCGCTGCGCGACCCGGGCCGCGAGCCGGCGCTGCAAAAAGCCATGGAGAAGCGCTTGCGGCGCGGCCTGAAGCATTTCACCTGGTTCATCTACCGCTTCACCACGCCGGTCATGCAACGCTTGTTCAACGAGCCGCGCAACTATTGGCAGATTGAACAGGCGGTGATCTCGATGCTGGCCGGAGACGTGTTCGACAACCGCGCGGTGCTGCGCCGCCTGCGCGCGTTCCGCACGATCTACGCGCTGACCGCGCTGCGGATGGCGCCGTCGGCGTTCCGCGGCT encodes:
- a CDS encoding NAD(P)/FAD-dependent oxidoreductase; this encodes MTPIPEDTDVLVIGGGPAGSTAATLLARKGWRVVQLEKAAHPRFHIGESLLPMNLPILERLGVLDRVRDMGIFKPGAEFPVDDTNYNTFRFERALDPKFPYAYQVKREQFDQMLFEHARANGVDARERVEVLRMDFGGDGRPALAHARNADGEEFAIRPRYVVDASGRDTFFGNKFKLKQKSGKHQSAAIFSHFTGVERRPGEDAGNITVQRFAHGWMWLIPLQNDVMSVGAVCFPEYLKQRRGETESFLMKTLESEPQVWARMRGAQRVAPVHVTGNYSYTCSRMTGPGWVMVGDAYAFVDPVFSSGVYLGMNSAEQAAEVVDGALRDPGREPALQKAMEKRLRRGLKHFTWFIYRFTTPVMQRLFNEPRNYWQIEQAVISMLAGDVFDNRAVLRRLRAFRTIYALTALRMAPSAFRGWLRRRRQVGVEVSGDTLQPGNP